A part of Bacteroidota bacterium genomic DNA contains:
- a CDS encoding zinc metallopeptidase, which translates to MMGIYVIVIVFMVLSWLVGWRLKSKFKQYSEVTFRGGMTGAEVAAKMLADNNIADVKVISVEGQLTDHYNPLDKTVNLSPEVYNGRSVAAAAVAAHECGHAVQHARAYAWLGLRSKLVPSVSFASKYMQWILLAGILMVQFTPIPLIIGIALFTMITAFSFVTLPVEFDASNRALAWLDSSGITTSQEHEMAKDALWWAAMTYVVAALSALATLLYYISILLGRRRD; encoded by the coding sequence ATGATGGGGATTTATGTAATTGTAATTGTTTTCATGGTGTTGAGTTGGCTGGTAGGCTGGAGGCTGAAGAGCAAGTTCAAACAGTACTCCGAGGTGACTTTTCGCGGCGGGATGACAGGTGCGGAGGTGGCTGCCAAGATGTTGGCAGATAACAATATCGCGGATGTCAAGGTTATATCGGTAGAAGGTCAGTTAACGGATCATTATAACCCATTAGATAAGACGGTGAACCTCTCGCCAGAAGTTTATAATGGGCGGAGTGTAGCAGCGGCGGCGGTGGCAGCGCACGAGTGCGGCCATGCAGTGCAACACGCCCGGGCTTATGCTTGGCTGGGTTTACGTTCTAAGTTGGTTCCATCGGTCAGTTTTGCTTCTAAGTATATGCAGTGGATTTTGTTAGCAGGAATTTTAATGGTTCAGTTTACTCCGATACCACTTATTATAGGTATTGCATTGTTTACGATGATTACAGCTTTTTCGTTCGTCACGTTGCCCGTTGAATTTGATGCTTCGAATCGCGCACTAGCTTGGTTAGACTCATCTGGCATTACTACTTCGCAGGAGCATGAAATGGCAAAAGATGCGCTGTGGTGGGCTGCCATGACTTACGTGGTCGCTGCACTGTCTGCTCTGGCAACACTACTATATTACATATCCATCTTGCTGGGAAGGAGAAGGGATTAG